In the genome of Erpetoichthys calabaricus chromosome 13, fErpCal1.3, whole genome shotgun sequence, the window CCCGTTGCGAGTGTGAGAATGTTGTGTCACACTTCACATCTCCTTTGAACCCAAACCCCAGATAAGGGGTAGACGTGTATTAGTTGGACGTGGACGCCGAGGAGGTTTTATTTTGCACTGCCACTCCGCTGGATGGCAGCCATAATCACCTGAACAGAAATCACAGCACAGCAGCAGACACAGGGCACTGGCCCCCCTCTTAACAAAGTCATTGTAAGCGTAGGTTTGTGTAGTCACAAAAGCCAGACTTTTTTTCGAAATTTCTCCTTAATGTACACAGTGTTAAGAGATATTACTCAATCTTTATTCTTCATTCTTAACCTAATCTGGTAGTGCAGACCTCAATTAGGACTGGAGACATCATGCCGCAGCCCCTCGCACATCCAACAAGCTCGACAGGTAGAGAAAGAATCTTTCAACACGAAAACAACCGAGCTGGACCTTAACACCCCTCACCAGCAGGTGGCGATGTAATCGTTGAACTAAAAATCCAGGAATTCTTTCACCAATAGTAACGCGGAGACAACGAGATAAACGCACACCTGGGCACAAAGGTGAGCGCCCGTCCTGGACGACGGGCACTTTTATAATCCCATTTCGGCGGGGTCCCCTTCAGTTTGTCACACACTCATTCGGATCAGAACAATCCATGCATTCCCACGGTTGGCGCGGCGCTCGGCTTACCTTTCATCATCTGCTTGATGTACTTGGACAAGAGTGACCCGATGCCGGCCCGTTGCTGCGCAGTCCCGTCCGTCTTCAGGAAGGGCCTCAGCTGTGCGTTGTTCGGGGCTGAGCGGACATTCCTGTTGAGCACGGAGGCACTCTGGTCAAGCTGTGCGGCTGTGGGGCTGCCATCGCCCTCGGAGCCCGCCGACGGACGAGCCAAGCAGGTGCTCGAGAGGACAGCGAGTAAGACACATGCGCAGATCCCACTGTTCATAGCTGGACAGGAGGCAAAGGGGACCGACGTTAgtggagcatcagttacagcaagGACCCTCAACTTTGATTACTCAAAGGTCCCCCGGAGAACCACAAGGATACGTCAAAGGCCGCCCATGATATTAACCGTTTATTTCAGCTTAGACAAAGATgcttatttttaaacacatttattaaCCAAAGTATTTTTGCTGCTATACCTTTACAATGATGGGTTTTATAGgcacaatacaaaatgaaacatcctgaatgtttttatttaataaaagttaTCTTTGCTT includes:
- the LOC114663959 gene encoding cholecystokinin-like, with the translated sequence MNSGICACVLLAVLSSTCLARPSAGSEGDGSPTAAQLDQSASVLNRNVRSAPNNAQLRPFLKTDGTAQQRAGIGSLLSKYIKQMMKGPSGMVSASGKSHSIEPNHRINDRDYVGWMDFGRRSAEEYEYSS